tTTCATAATTTGAACAATTATACACCAGTAAGGCCACTCAAAACACGTTACAATGCTCTTTAGCAGGTATATTTGCTCTCAAAATAAACCGTTTGGctgaatctttcaatgagaTGAGATCTTCgtattaattaattttcttttctggggtcgaagaaataaaaaaacatCAAATGGTCCGGGTACTGAGTAAATCACACTATCTCACACTAAGCAGTTGAAAGTAAAGCatgttgaagatgatgctGAGTGGGTCATCAGTGGCGGTGCGTGGGGCATATGTGATGGTTAGGAatggtggtggtggtcTGCTTGGGGCCAGGCGGTATGCTACTGCGGATGTGAGCCGGAGAGTGTTGAGGTTCCCACCTGCTGTGACGGCCAAACCAGGCAAACTGAAAAGGCATGGTAGGAATACAGTGAAGCCAGTGGACTCTAGAAAGACGTTTTTGGTGGACCTTTACAAGTACTTGATGGAGTCTCAGAAGATGGTCATTCTTTTGCATTATAATAACCTTACCAAGGTGGAAGACCATTCTTTCAGGTACCGAGTAGGGTCGATCAATCAAGGTAAATTCTACCAAATCAGAAACAATTTGTTCCAagtatatttgaaaaactctAGGAGACAGGATCCATGTGCACCATTGACCCTCAAGGACAAGTCATTGTTGCAATGGAACCATCCTCTTTTACCTTTATTGTGTGGTCCCACGGCGATAGTAACGTTCAAAGAGACAGATCCAACTGCCATTGCAAAACTAGTGAAATTGCTGGCCACTATGGGCGATAAGTTACTGATGATTGGGGGTCAAATAGACGGTGAAGTGATGACCAACGCTCAGTTGCTGCAATTCAGTAAATTACCATCAATGCCACAGATGCAAGCACAGTTAGTTAACCACCTACAACTATTAGCAGGTGGTCACCTGACACAAACGTTAGAGGCAAATTACAGAAATCTCTATTTGACCTTAAAATCACATTCTGATAACATCTCCAAAGAATAAATGAATCTTGTAATATATCGTATATACGCTATGTTTTCACTTGTAAATATGAACACCTTCTCGTTCTAAAAGACGTTTCTTTACGTCAATGCCCCACCTGTATCCCACAAGATCTTTCCCAGATGATCCCACCACAGAATGACATGGCACTAAGACTGCAAGCTTATTCTCCCCACAGGCCCGCCCCACTGCTCGACATGAATTGCTGGAACCCACTTCCTTCGCAATTTCAGAGTATGTCTTTACTGTACCTGATGGAATCTTTACCAGTTGATCCCATACTTTCTTCTGAAAATCCGTACCAAACATATACTCATATTCAAGCTCAGGTGCCTTCTTACCGTCTAAAAGTTGCATGTACTGTTCACACATAATGTCCATCGAATGCTTACTGTCCTTTAGTAAATAGTAGTCTATCTTCTTGGCTTTAcccaattttttgaatgttTCCTGTGCACCTTTCAACAAAGTGGCTTTATTTCTACCTAACGAAACATATACAAGTCTATTCTTTCTTGCTACAAGCAAAGCCTGCACAAAATCACAATCCAGGAACTGATACGTCAAACTCTCGTGCATTTTTCCAGCCTTGCTTTCACGTCTTGCTTTCACGTCTTGCTTTCacgtcttcttcttttcattagatttcacatttttttcacttgcaatttttaatattcGCTATATATTATGTCTTAATTAACTAGTGATATGCTATATATTGTAGCCTACAGGCTACTGCGGTTGTGTGAGTCTATGGATCCATACGATATGGCATTGCTCTCAGCGTCGTCACTTCTGCTACTCATCCCATTTCGtctaataaatttatttacaaagatTGATATGTTTTCTGAGCCTCTTCTTAGGTTTTTCAAGACCACcttatcttcttcagtttGATGCTTCTTGAAATTCGCTACATCTTCAATAGTAGGTGGCTCAATTAAGTTACTAGTTCTTGATGCATTGAAACTTCTTATGCTTGAGCTTGGTATAATTTCTATCACGCTTTCCTCATCTGCAACGATTtcaccattattattagtgtCACCGACATCCTCCAGGGGCAGCCTTATCGTGTCATAATAGTATTTACGAATGAAATAGAAACTTATACCGATGCACgttaaattgaataaataaatcCATCGTGTATTGCCTGGATTATTCCAGATTAAATATCCAGCGATAAATTCAAAGGCTGCATTGATTAGAAATCTTAGCGTCATAGCTGTTAAAATTAATCTAAATTCGCTACCAGCTGCTGCCACTTCAAATAAGTAGGTGACAGATATTGGTGCCCATGTAAAACCAATAATGATCTGGAAAAATGCAATGAGTAGACAGCTGATATTGGGTATGTTGcttattatcaaaaatagcAGTATGATCATTAACATCGGTATGCTTAATAACAGGATTTGCTTTTGGTTAAGCTTATTTATTAGATGCAAGTATATTTGGCCCATTAATGCCAACACATGTACTGTGAATATTGACGCTGTGACTAATAAAGTCTCCGTGgtatctttgaaatttacTATAACCGGCATGAAGATGTTAAATAATGTCGTACCGTTAACGACTGTGAAAGTGGATAAACTTAACATTATTAAcagttttttctttgaattggCAAATATATCTCTTGCATCGTTTTCCTGGTTTGTGCTAAAGGGAATTGCCTGTTTAATTCTCTGATATTCTCTTTTTACCTTTGGATGGTTAATGTCACCATTATTATAAAGGTTAGTTATTGCAATGAACCCTTCCAAATCGAAATTGTTGGACAATAGCCAATATGGTGTTTCGACAATAATTAGATACGAGACGGTTAGGACTACACAACACAATATGgattgaattattaataCAGTAGGCAAATTACCACTAACCATTGCATAACATGTCCAGATACCGATACAGAATCCAAATAGATAGTTTGCAATGAAATAGCAAAGCAATCTGGTTCGATTAATGAAGgttaaaatttcaaaaatataaaatggCAAAATAAAACTCAATAGCCCCATACCGATGCCCAAGAGTGATCTTCCCCCGAGAAATGCCAAATGGGTCAAATCATCATGAAATAACAAGCAGATAACTGAGCCCACAACCAAACAAAAACTTCCAATAAGTATAATTTGTCTCCTTCCATGAGTACGTAAATAGCCTATCCATTCGAATGCAATCAGACTCaaaaatgcaaaaaaatCCATAATGGATACACTGACTGCAAATTCAACTTCTGTATGCGATGCTTTGTTCAATTGTAGTAACATCCCAGGCAATAACCCATAACAGAATCCAATTGTGAAATTGAGTAGTACAACATTCACAATTAAGAACCACAATAGATGATCGAAGGAGCCCTTTTTCAACTCTAGATCAGAGCTCACCTGGTTCAGTATATGTATATGTTCTCCTCCAGAACTAGTAGAAAGAGATAAGTTTGGTAGACTGGAAGGATATTTTACTACTACGGTACTATCTCTGTAGAgactatttcttcttgatttgGACTCTAGATGCATTGCATTAGATTTATCGAAGGAAAAAATATCAGGATCTTTCCTTGGCAATGaggtaaaattttcatcagtttgttcttcattgaaagcTCTGGCCCTTCGGGAGCCTCTTTCAATCACGTTTGCCATTGCTTATTATCTCTACTACTTCGCCATTGTAGTATGAAGTGTATCTGAAATTTAATATTCGgactttattttcaatatttagTCAAAAGCTCTTCTCTAATAAATATCATAGAAACAGTTGATAGGTGTAGATTGGGCATGGTAATCAGCCATCTGTAATGGCCGACTGTTATATTTTTACTATTTACAAAGATTTATATACAAATTGTGGCTACTTTTTCTGTAGCAGctcatcaaattttggaattaatGACTGAGCCACTGCAAACGAAAAGACTAGCTTGGGTCCTGTGATTAATAGCTTGGGGGTCAATCCTTTGAAGAATGCTGTTATTCCTTCTGATTTGAGCGTATTTTGTACAATTTTCCATCCACTTTCACTactattgaaatttttattttgaattcttgTCTTGATGACATCTAATGGTGCAGAGATAATTAATGATGCTGATGCGCCAAAGATCGATGAGATAAAATTTTGCGTCCATGTAGCTTGTGTGTAGTCCTTCAAACCTAAGACATATTCCTTAGCAAAAGCATTACCACCGAACAAAGCGAATGAACCAGGTGCATTTCTTGCAGCAGTCCAGCCCCATCCTTTATACAAGTTACCCAagccttcttcttttagAATCTTAACgaaatttcttcctttgaaAGCATCTGGATTGGTTTGTCTCTTAATCTTAAGCACATCCAAAGGTAATAAAACAATTTCACCAATACCAATGAGAGAACCCGCAGTTGCGGATCTCATGGCCTTACCGGTCTTTTGTCCAAATGCAGCATTGAAGTCGTTTTCAAAGTTcctattcaaatattcattgaCAAACGGTTGACCACCATATTTATAGACACGTTGTAACACTTTGTATGAAGCAGCGTACCCTAATCCAGGAAACAAAGTGAAAACTCTTTtcatgaaattgatatctGCATATTCACGGAATATAACTGAGTTTAATTTAGATAGATTTGTAACTTTTGTATGATTCGACATTAATCTTTTTGATATGGTGTCCACGGGGTGGAATACACCGATTTCTAGGATACCTGCAGACGCAGAACCTAACAATCTTGCAGTACCACTTTGCTTTCTATCGTCAGTAGCCATTTGTTGGAGAATTGCTCGAATACTTGGACGTTTACTGTTGTTTTTGATCTTTCTTCTAGATCATCGAATTTGATGTTTTCATTTACATTTTTCCAGCTCGACAAACAAGCGAAACTTGTTATGTGGAAAGCCATCACGAataaagatatatatattattgaacTAATTGAAGCATTATatgagattgaaaaatatatgttAGCTATCAGGTTTGCTCGAAGTTGAGACGTGTTTGGGGTCGATTTCCGATGGACGAAACGTGTTTAATATTGTATTGGGTAAAGTTACTGGTTCATTCGAAGCTAGATCTGACAAGTGCAATGTCGGAAGTTTGGTTGGTATCGTTGATGGCGTCCTGTTGGGATCTTGTTCTTGCAAAGTAATGTTTGAAGCCGTTAGTTGTGGTTTCGAGAGAGGCGATGGTGTGCTCTTTGGCACAGTGCGCAATTCAGTACTTGAATTGGCTGGTAATGAAGGGCCCAATATTGGATTCGGTAATATGATGTTTGAGATTGTTGGTGATGTAGCTCTCGAATTAGGCATTACAGTTGTACTCGCTAGCAGATTTGGTAATGTGGCATTTGTAAAACTGGCAGACGTAGTCCCTGAATTCGAAATTGCAGTCATACTTGCTAGTCGATTCGATGATGTCGTCCTTGAAATTATCGGTGATACAGTTCGAAGATCAGAACCTAGTGTCCTGTTTAGGGAGTGCTTCAGTATTTCCATTCTTGAATGAGAATTTGCAACTGTATTTGTCACTGTACTTGATAATGCGGCGCTCGTGGCAATTGATGATGCATTACTATTCGGTAAAAGGTTATTCCTGATTATTGATGAATCAGTCTTTGACACTGATTTCTCATCGAGCATTTCTGGTTCTTCATCGAGCATTTCTGGTTCTTCATCGAGCATTTCTGGTTCTTCATCGAGCATTTCTGGTTCTTCATCGTCCTCATCATCGATGATTATTGTTTCTGTGGAAGCACCTTTCGTGACTGCTTGAATGGTCCCTGCTGATTTTTGTGTTTTTCGAGGTAGCgattttgtaatattattaatggtGGTACCAACACCTTGTTGTGTTGACATCTTTTGCACTTTATCCTCATTGACTGTCAACagtttttttataataGTATTAAGTAAACTTAAAGAGTCATTTTTGTTGATTGTTGGAGTCAAAGTATCTAAGGCACCAGAAATTTCTGTTAAAAGTATACTCgctatttcttttttcacttcTATTGAAGATTCATTCCATAAGTCTCTCCTGTAACGTTTGATTTCCTTGGCATGAGTActttttaattcattaataaCCATTTGTGATTGCATAATCGTTgtctttgattttttctgATATTCATGGATTTTAGTTTGACTCATTTCAATCACATGTCGCTGGGCAACTTGCAATCTTGCCTCTAGAATTCTTCCTTCCAACGTGTGCTGTAGATTGTTATTTGTAAGTTTGTGCTTCATCGAGttatcatttgaaattggcGAAGGATATTGTTGTTCTACGTCTAACGCTTCCAGGCtatttgattcaattctACTTTTAATCTCGGCTTCCtgtttctttaattgaGAAACTGCATGCTGTAACAACCCAATATAAGATTTGCTTTCGTCGAGTGCCTTTTTGGTACttgaattttccaattccaTGTTCACGATTTGATTTTGTAGACTGGAGACTTTTGATTCATGAAATTTGTGGAAATCTTTCATCAGTATATGAGCATCGATTAGTTTCTGTTTCAAGTCCATGACAAATGAACTCTCAAAGGAGATATCATATGAAAAAGCAGGTGGATTTTCAAACTTTTCTATCTTTTTATTTAAGTCATTTATCATTGACTCAATCTTCCCAGAATCCACAGTTGTAGCATGGAccaaatcatcaaatttggaTTCTGAACGATCCAACTGATCCAATGTATTAGTGTTAAAATTATCTAGATCTACAACCAGCTTATTGAGATTATTGATTTGACCATATAgacttgaaaatttgatctGATTCTCCATGAGTTCATTGCACATGATCTCGTTCAGAGTTCGTGTATCTGAGTCAACATTCTTCTTCCTATTCGTCTTAGTAACTCTTCTTTCAGACCTTAGCATGCTTCTTTGAGCCACAAATGTCCTCGTTGtatgattcaaaataatgcaGCAAGTCAAGTTTTTCCAGTTGATTTAAATGTGATGGGATAAGCACAAGTAATGAGAGGACAGCGAACTCGAAAGATGACTGAATAACTAGTCAAGGTTAAGCATATGAGCTTTTAGGTATTATACAGAAGCTTGAATAAATGTTTTGTAGAAGACTCAACAGAATATTTCGTGAGTGTAGTGAGTTGGCGAAACGGTGCAGCAGGTACACCATTTCCAACCTGTCGGCTATAAGGGATCTGTGGGACGGGGTATGGTCAGTAGCACTGTAGCATGTCGTGGTTATAGCTCAAAATATTTGCCATGTAACGATAAGATATATTAAATTGCACTGTAGCCCAAGTGTGCATTTACCTGTGGCATTCACCTGTGTCATTCGTATCCACAAATCACGTGCTCCTTGTGGCATCGTGTGGCATTCTCTGCCGAACAATGCCACGTGTGGAAAATCCCCTTTCGATTCCGGAAAAGTCCCCTTAGGGAAGCATcgagaattttttttttcttggaagcgtatatataaatacagGAAGAGCAGTCAAATATGTAGTGAAACAACTGATGTTAATTGGGGACGATAAACCAATACTGTCACTGCGTCATAATTGCTATCCTTAGTTGTCTATAttccatcttttttttttatagtTCCCCTTTTATATTCACCACGTATTATACACAAGAGTCATCATAATGGTTTTCGGTGTGAGAAAGGAGTACAGAGCACCTGATCTGTCCAGGTATGATTATTACTACGAAAACCTCGGTCAAAACTACAACAAGAGTAACAGGCTCTCGAGGGAAGCAGCTTCCGCTTCCCTGTATCACAGACAGAATCAAACGAAAAGGACTCAATCTTTGACTAATGAAAGTGCTTACGTTCAAAATGTAAAGAAATTTGTTTCTGCTAATAAAGGAAAAGCTATCAAACGTAAAGACGCAACaagaagatcaaattcaatggtGAATCAACCAATGTCGAGgacaaattcaattacaACTCAAATTACCAAAGTTAAGGATCAACAGGGAAGAACAAAATCTATAACGAAGAGAACGGTGAAGCGAATTAATGGGTACGAATACATCGAGACTGTTACAACAACAACCGATGTTAAACCGTTGAAAGACGGACATGCAATAAATCAAGATCATTTTAACGAATTTAGTGATAATTTTATCCGTGACGAAGCCAGTAACGTgatcgaagaagaagacgaagaaCCTGAAGTCCTCAGCGCAGAGGCTTTTGCTCCAGATATGAATAATCCTTATCTCGATGATGTGGAAGATGAATCCTTCGTAGAACCACGGAGTGAAAGGCATGTCAATCGCCCATCAACGCCTTTGGATCAAATAAGTAGtgtttccaaattttcagatgcaaaagaatatattaatCAGACACCAGTAAGGAAAACGGAGAAAGTTCCAAATAAGAAGGTCGTACAAAGGCGTGTACAACGGGAACCACAACGTCGTTCTGTCAAACCAATGTCAGAGCAGGAAATGTACTTGCATGCCCTTGAAGTTGCAAAGCAAAAAGTCTATCAAAATGGTTATACGAATGAAAAGCCAGCTTCACAACCTAAGAAGAGTGTAATGGGCAAAAGAATGACTTTAAGATCTCCacagcagcagcaacaacagcCGGTTAGAAAAGCTTCAACACCACAACCGGTTAAAAAGATACCAACACCACAACCTCAATCTAACAAACTGTCGGATGAAGAAATGTATGCCAAAGCTTTGGAAATTGCCCAAAAGAGGTACAACGAATCTCATGACGTTTATCAGAGATCCTCAGAAGAATTTACAATGAAGCAACATGAgaatatagaaaaaaaaatagaagacGTAGAATTACGTGAAAAAGCAGCACCTGTACTTTCAACAAAAGATACTACACCAAATAATATTCCTTCATCTTCCACCTCTAACAATAATGGCCataataaatatgataGCCTTGAATCTAACGTGCATACAATGCCATCGCCCTTACAAACATCTAATATTGCCCCTGAACCACGACTTGAGCCCATATCGAGAAAACAAACTTCCGGAAGTAATAGCACGAGTCATCATAGCAAATTCAGAAGTATGTTTGACAAAATAGTGCAGTtctcaaatgaaaattcagGTTATCAACCTTCTAAAAAGGAGAAAATGAGATTAGAAGAGGAACTGCCTGAAATCACAACGGTTGCTTCTTCTCATGGCGCAACGACAACTCTACCGGTTGAACAAGCATTGTCAGTGTCCTCTTTCACTAGACAAAACAGGCCCTCCACGGTCACTAAtcaaacaacaacaacaagtATTTTCACTAATAAGCCGGAGGTCATTTCACAGAGTGATAATGAAAACGAACCTGTGGTAAAGAAAGCAAGTAACGGCAAAAAGGGTAAAACAAGTTTCataacaaaattattcagGCGTCATAAACAGACGATGACAAATTAATTTGGGGATTTTAATATGctatataatattattttaatttagTTTTGTATTTCTTAGGTATAAtagtttttattttttctctaataTGGTTTTCAAAGTATCTGTATCGAACATATTCGAACCTTCTTTGAGTACATTAGCCAAGAGTACCAGGGATTTATTGGTAAAATCGCTAGATTCTCTCACTGCATTGATATCATCACCATAACTTTCGAAGAGCAATCCTAAGTAGTCgttttttaattttttatttgtttcttccctttcaaataatttttgcTTGCCATCTTCCAGCGTAGCACtaatcttcttgaaatcgAAATTATCTCTACCTATGTTTTTATTCTGTGTTATTAATTCTGTTTTGGTAAACGATATATTACTCAACTTATCCTTTGTGGTATCATCCAACTCCTCTTTCAAGACAGATTCCTTCTCTTTATCAGATAGTTCCACATCAGAAACCTCAATCTCCTTATCTTCCTTctgaatttcttcatccatTACCACTTCGTTatctgatgaagatgatgaatcTGACGATGAAGAGT
This is a stretch of genomic DNA from Kazachstania africana CBS 2517 chromosome 8, complete genome. It encodes these proteins:
- the MSC3 gene encoding Msc3p (similar to Saccharomyces cerevisiae MSC3 (YLR219W); ancestral locus Anc_8.440), with the translated sequence MVFGVRKEYRAPDLSRYDYYYENLGQNYNKSNRLSREAASASLYHRQNQTKRTQSLTNESAYVQNVKKFVSANKGKAIKRKDATRRSNSMVNQPMSRTNSITTQITKVKDQQGRTKSITKRTVKRINGYEYIETVTTTTDVKPLKDGHAINQDHFNEFSDNFIRDEASNVIEEEDEEPEVLSAEAFAPDMNNPYLDDVEDESFVEPRSERHVNRPSTPLDQISSVSKFSDAKEYINQTPVRKTEKVPNKKVVQRRVQREPQRRSVKPMSEQEMYLHALEVAKQKVYQNGYTNEKPASQPKKSVMGKRMTLRSPQQQQQQPVRKASTPQPVKKIPTPQPQSNKLSDEEMYAKALEIAQKRYNESHDVYQRSSEEFTMKQHENIEKKIEDVELREKAAPVLSTKDTTPNNIPSSSTSNNNGHNKYDSLESNVHTMPSPLQTSNIAPEPRLEPISRKQTSGSNSTSHHSKFRSMFDKIVQFSNENSGYQPSKKEKMRLEEELPEITTVASSHGATTTLPVEQALSVSSFTRQNRPSTVTNQTTTTSIFTNKPEVISQSDNENEPVVKKASNGKKGKTSFITKLFRRHKQTMTN
- the GGC1 gene encoding Ggc1p (similar to Saccharomyces cerevisiae GGC1 (YDL198C); ancestral locus Anc_8.445), translated to MATDDRKQSGTARLLGSASAGILEIGVFHPVDTISKRLMSNHTKVTNLSKLNSVIFREYADINFMKRVFTLFPGLGYAASYKVLQRVYKYGGQPFVNEYLNRNFENDFNAAFGQKTGKAMRSATAGSLIGIGEIVLLPLDVLKIKRQTNPDAFKGRNFVKILKEEGLGNLYKGWGWTAARNAPGSFALFGGNAFAKEYVLGLKDYTQATWTQNFISSIFGASASLIISAPLDVIKTRIQNKNFNSSESGWKIVQNTLKSEGITAFFKGLTPKLLITGPKLVFSFAVAQSLIPKFDELLQKK
- the MGT1 gene encoding methylated-DNA--protein-cysteine methyltransferase (similar to Saccharomyces cerevisiae MGT1 (YDL200C); ancestral locus Anc_8.447) → MHESLTYQFLDCDFVQALLVARKNRLVYVSLGRNKATLLKGAQETFKKLGKAKKIDYYLLKDSKHSMDIMCEQYMQLLDGKKAPELEYEYMFGTDFQKKVWDQLVKIPSGTVKTYSEIAKEVGSSNSCRAVGRACGENKLAVLVPCHSVVGSSGKDLVGYRWGIDVKKRLLEREGVHIYK
- the KAFR0H01700 gene encoding uncharacterized protein (similar to Saccharomyces cerevisiae YDL199C; ancestral locus Anc_8.446), with product MANVIERGSRRARAFNEEQTDENFTSLPRKDPDIFSFDKSNAMHLESKSRRNSLYRDSTVVVKYPSSLPNLSLSTSSGGEHIHILNQVSSDLELKKGSFDHLLWFLIVNVVLLNFTIGFCYGLLPGMLLQLNKASHTEVEFAVSVSIMDFFAFLSLIAFEWIGYLRTHGRRQIILIGSFCLVVGSVICLLFHDDLTHLAFLGGRSLLGIGMGLLSFILPFYIFEILTFINRTRLLCYFIANYLFGFCIGIWTCYAMVSGNLPTVLIIQSILCCVVLTVSYLIIVETPYWLLSNNFDLEGFIAITNLYNNGDINHPKVKREYQRIKQAIPFSTNQENDARDIFANSKKKLLIMLSLSTFTVVNGTTLFNIFMPVIVNFKDTTETLLVTASIFTVHVLALMGQIYLHLINKLNQKQILLLSIPMLMIILLFLIISNIPNISCLLIAFFQIIIGFTWAPISVTYLFEVAAAGSEFRLILTAMTLRFLINAAFEFIAGYLIWNNPGNTRWIYLFNLTCIGISFYFIRKYYYDTIRLPLEDVGDTNNNGEIVADEESVIEIIPSSSIRSFNASRTSNLIEPPTIEDVANFKKHQTEEDKVVLKNLRRGSENISIFVNKFIRRNGMSSRSDDAESNAISYGSIDSHNRSSL
- the KAFR0H01720 gene encoding uncharacterized protein (similar to Saccharomyces cerevisiae ASF2 (YDL197C); ancestral locus Anc_8.443), whose product is MLRSERRVTKTNRKKNVDSDTRTLNEIMCNELMENQIKFSSLYGQINNLNKLVVDLDNFNTNTLDQLDRSESKFDDLVHATTVDSGKIESMINDLNKKIEKFENPPAFSYDISFESSFVMDLKQKLIDAHILMKDFHKFHESKVSSLQNQIVNMELENSSTKKALDESKSYIGLLQHAVSQLKKQEAEIKSRIESNSLEALDVEQQYPSPISNDNSMKHKLTNNNLQHTLEGRILEARLQVAQRHVIEMSQTKIHEYQKKSKTTIMQSQMVINELKSTHAKEIKRYRRDLWNESSIEVKKEIASILLTEISGALDTLTPTINKNDSLSLLNTIIKKLLTVNEDKVQKMSTQQGVGTTINNITKSLPRKTQKSAGTIQAVTKGASTETIIIDDEDDEEPEMLDEEPEMLDEEPEMLDEEPEMLDEKSVSKTDSSIIRNNLLPNSNASSIATSAALSSTVTNTVANSHSRMEILKHSLNRTLGSDLRTVSPIISRTTSSNRLASMTAISNSGTTSASFTNATLPNLLASTTVMPNSRATSPTISNIILPNPILGPSLPANSSTELRTVPKSTPSPLSKPQLTASNITLQEQDPNRTPSTIPTKLPTLHLSDLASNEPVTLPNTILNTFRPSEIDPKHVSTSSKPDS
- the RSA3 gene encoding Rsa3p (similar to Saccharomyces cerevisiae RSA3 (YLR221C); ancestral locus Anc_8.436); the protein is MSAADISVVKSNSNKKSRRRKKRRTADVSDSSSSDSSSSSDNEVVMDEEIQKEDKEIEVSDVELSDKEKESVLKEELDDTTKDKLSNISFTKTELITQNKNIGRDNFDFKKISATLEDGKQKLFEREETNKKLKNDYLGLLFESYGDDINAVRESSDFTNKSLVLLANVLKEGSNMFDTDTLKTILEKK
- the MRPL11 gene encoding mitochondrial 54S ribosomal protein uL10m (similar to Saccharomyces cerevisiae MRPL11 (YDL202W); ancestral locus Anc_8.449), whose amino-acid sequence is MVRNGGGGLLGARRYATADVSRRVLRFPPAVTAKPGKLKRHGRNTVKPVDSRKTFLVDLYKYLMESQKMVILLHYNNLTKVEDHSFRYRVGSINQGKFYQIRNNLFQVYLKNSRRQDPCAPLTLKDKSLLQWNHPLLPLLCGPTAIVTFKETDPTAIAKLVKLLATMGDKLLMIGGQIDGEVMTNAQLLQFSKLPSMPQMQAQLVNHLQLLAGGHLTQTLEANYRNLYLTLKSHSDNISKE